A genomic segment from Nodularia sphaerocarpa UHCC 0038 encodes:
- a CDS encoding ABC transporter ATP-binding protein/permease, which produces MKNSAMSDKFDDGLLRQFGRIVKLYWLSSQKWKAIASLILLIFLSLISTAIMVGVSIFLGELESSLAAVDKNRFLQAVLTFLGILLIGVPILSLKVYVQSQLSLSWRQWLTEYFLNQYLHQRNFYELTITADIDNPDQRIGEDIENFTKQSLYFAVVLWDSILLLIAFSGVLWRISPALMVFLIIYAILGTVITTIVFGRTLVGINFEQLKREADFRYGLIRVRDHAEAIAFYQGEAVEYQELWQRFLRVFSNFTHLIRWQFGLDLFQNSYQYITFLLPTFILAPQILSGELELGVSTQAGVAFRSILIALGLVVSQFEQLSNLAAAVTRLDELQNSLKQLQNPTHRSQPRLNTVESSGISFENVTLQTPDYQKILVQDLSFSISPGQSLLITGKSGVGKTSLLRALAGLWQAGTGTITHPKRSNLLFLPQRPYMILGSLREQLLYPQLNNSIPENQLLETLEQVNLTDLAERFGGLDITTDWGTVLSMGEQQRLAFARLLLQSPQYAILDEATSALDETNQTLLYQQLQQTEITYISVGHRTSLRSFHPWILELKNHNNCLELIKTSRSSL; this is translated from the coding sequence ATGAAAAATTCAGCAATGTCTGATAAATTTGATGATGGCTTACTACGGCAATTTGGGCGAATTGTAAAACTTTATTGGCTATCATCACAAAAGTGGAAAGCGATCGCCTCCTTAATATTACTGATATTTCTATCATTAATTAGCACCGCCATTATGGTAGGCGTGAGTATTTTTTTGGGAGAATTAGAATCATCCTTAGCAGCAGTAGATAAAAACCGATTTTTGCAAGCAGTTCTCACCTTCCTGGGAATATTACTAATTGGAGTCCCCATACTTTCCCTGAAAGTATACGTGCAATCCCAATTAAGTTTATCTTGGCGACAATGGTTAACAGAATATTTTCTGAATCAATACCTACATCAACGGAATTTTTACGAGCTTACCATAACGGCGGACATTGATAACCCCGATCAGCGCATTGGTGAAGATATCGAAAATTTCACAAAACAATCACTCTATTTTGCGGTTGTTCTATGGGACTCGATTTTACTGCTCATTGCCTTCTCTGGAGTCCTGTGGCGCATCTCTCCTGCATTAATGGTTTTTTTAATCATTTACGCCATTCTAGGTACAGTAATCACCACAATAGTCTTTGGGCGAACTTTAGTAGGAATTAACTTTGAACAACTCAAACGAGAAGCGGATTTTCGCTATGGTTTAATTCGTGTCAGAGATCATGCAGAGGCGATCGCATTTTATCAAGGAGAAGCAGTAGAATATCAAGAACTGTGGCAGCGTTTCTTACGTGTATTTAGTAACTTTACACACCTAATTCGTTGGCAATTCGGCTTAGACTTATTTCAAAACAGTTATCAATACATCACATTTTTGCTACCAACATTTATTTTAGCTCCCCAGATTCTCAGTGGCGAATTAGAACTAGGCGTATCAACACAAGCTGGAGTAGCTTTTCGGAGTATCTTAATTGCATTAGGTTTAGTCGTCAGCCAATTTGAGCAACTCAGTAACTTAGCCGCAGCAGTAACTCGGTTAGATGAATTGCAAAACAGCCTCAAACAATTACAAAACCCCACCCACCGAAGTCAACCACGACTTAACACAGTGGAAAGTTCCGGAATCAGTTTTGAGAACGTCACCCTACAAACCCCCGATTATCAAAAGATTTTAGTACAAGACTTATCCTTTAGCATTTCTCCTGGACAATCCCTATTAATAACTGGTAAAAGTGGTGTAGGTAAAACCTCACTATTGCGTGCATTAGCCGGACTGTGGCAAGCTGGTACAGGAACCATAACTCACCCAAAACGTTCCAACTTACTATTTTTACCGCAACGTCCCTACATGATTCTCGGCAGCTTGAGAGAACAGCTACTATATCCCCAACTTAATAACAGCATACCAGAAAATCAGCTTTTAGAAACTTTAGAGCAAGTCAATTTAACAGACTTAGCAGAACGCTTTGGCGGCTTAGATATAACTACCGACTGGGGAACAGTATTATCAATGGGAGAACAACAAAGATTAGCCTTTGCCCGCTTACTCTTGCAATCTCCCCAGTACGCCATTCTCGACGAAGCCACCAGCGCCTTAGACGAAACCAACCAAACCTTACTATATCAACAACTACAGCAAACCGAAATCACCTATATTAGCGTTGGACATCGAACCTCTCTGCGCTCTTTCCATCCCTGGATATTAGAACTCAAAAATCATAATAATTGCCTCGAATTAATTAAAACTTCGCGTTCTTCATTGTAG
- a CDS encoding ABC transporter ATP-binding protein/permease, with translation MGLRNRQKWQQLWQIVQPYWLSRWRNSKIAIAQLIILVILSLGSSYFIIFEISQRGELTSSLAAQNANRFYQAFWFFTGVVIINILFISLKNYIQAQLSLDWRKWVTSDYLQEYFQQQAFYQLLANSNIDNPDQRLAEDIKNVTQTLVALFVILLDSLVQLIGFIGVLWLISPILMYSLVIYAGLGSLLTTLVFGKVLLGINLEKLKREADFRYGLVRVRENAESIAFYGGQNQEIKQLKQKFLSVFANIKRLIRWQFKLNVFQNGYQFLTFILPFVILAPRIFSRELEIGAVTQSQAAFERVGLALGLIITQFNQISVLAAGTQRLTELKNSIQKLSSLPPEGKIKILENSYITVKSLSLETPKQVSLVKYLSLTVQPGESLIIVGVSGVGKTSLLRAIAGLWVHGKGTIERPPNEHILFLPQRPYMPWGSLRQQLIYPLTETNIQREILLKILQEVHLPDLATRHGGLDAVIDWSRVLSLGEQQRLAFARLLVIQPKYAILDESTSALDVETEASLYQKLQTTSITYISVGHRNELLNYHQLVLELAEQQKWQLLARTDYEKFSNV, from the coding sequence ATGGGTTTGAGAAATCGTCAAAAATGGCAGCAATTATGGCAAATTGTCCAACCATACTGGTTATCTCGTTGGCGTAACAGCAAAATAGCGATCGCGCAGTTAATCATCCTGGTAATCTTATCATTAGGAAGTAGTTATTTCATAATTTTTGAAATTTCCCAACGTGGTGAACTCACATCTTCCTTAGCAGCGCAAAACGCCAATAGATTTTATCAAGCATTTTGGTTTTTTACTGGCGTTGTCATTATTAACATTTTATTTATATCCTTAAAAAACTATATCCAAGCCCAACTCAGCCTTGACTGGCGCAAATGGGTAACATCTGACTATCTCCAAGAATATTTTCAACAACAAGCTTTCTATCAATTACTAGCTAACTCTAACATTGATAATCCAGATCAACGTTTAGCTGAAGATATAAAAAATGTCACCCAAACTTTAGTAGCACTATTTGTAATTTTACTAGATTCTTTAGTGCAGTTAATTGGTTTTATCGGCGTATTGTGGTTGATTTCTCCCATCCTAATGTACTCTTTAGTAATTTACGCCGGACTTGGTTCACTGCTGACAACATTGGTATTTGGCAAAGTTTTACTGGGAATAAACCTTGAGAAACTGAAGCGAGAAGCTGACTTTCGCTATGGTTTAGTTAGAGTCAGAGAAAATGCCGAATCTATCGCCTTTTATGGTGGACAAAACCAGGAAATAAAACAACTTAAACAAAAATTTCTCAGCGTATTTGCCAATATAAAACGTTTGATTCGCTGGCAATTTAAGCTAAATGTTTTTCAGAATGGTTATCAGTTTCTCACCTTTATTTTACCCTTTGTTATTTTAGCACCGCGCATATTTTCCCGTGAACTAGAAATAGGTGCTGTTACCCAATCTCAAGCAGCCTTTGAAAGAGTAGGATTAGCACTGGGATTAATTATTACTCAATTCAATCAAATCAGTGTCTTAGCCGCAGGAACTCAACGACTGACAGAACTTAAAAATAGCATACAAAAATTATCCTCTCTCCCCCCAGAAGGTAAAATAAAAATATTAGAAAATAGCTATATTACAGTTAAAAGCCTGAGCTTAGAAACTCCCAAACAAGTCAGTTTAGTTAAATATTTATCTCTAACTGTACAGCCAGGTGAATCATTAATTATTGTCGGAGTTAGTGGTGTAGGTAAAACTTCCCTATTACGTGCTATCGCTGGGTTGTGGGTACATGGAAAAGGGACAATAGAACGCCCACCTAATGAGCATATATTATTTCTTCCTCAACGTCCATATATGCCTTGGGGAAGCTTAAGACAGCAATTAATTTATCCCCTCACAGAAACTAATATTCAGCGTGAAATCCTGCTAAAAATTCTTCAAGAAGTACACTTACCGGATTTAGCCACACGTCACGGAGGTTTAGATGCAGTAATTGATTGGTCAAGGGTATTATCTTTAGGAGAACAACAAAGACTCGCCTTTGCTCGGTTGCTAGTAATTCAACCAAAATATGCCATTCTTGATGAATCAACCAGTGCCTTAGATGTTGAAACTGAAGCCAGTTTATACCAAAAGCTGCAAACAACATCAATTACTTATATTAGTGTCGGACACCGTAACGAATTGTTGAATTATCATCAACTTGTCTTAGAACTAGCAGAGCAGCAAAAATGGCAATTATTGGCAAGAACAGATTATGAAAAATTCAGCAATGTCTGA
- a CDS encoding VOC family protein, which produces MKTPLLPSVNSSLLEVDHVFICLETAPEVEFFAKHGLTVSPTSVKQPERGTASQIIFFENFYLEFIWVEDEIAAEIYAVRTGIDFLGRTYEYNSKYSPFGIALRQQSGRKRFLDEYKFSYSSPGESDLLLSFSSENLVTQSEPLCFVIPDAIALPTLARNFPNLQYQWMSHSLGIKKMTGMEISSTCENALTQPLALLSQDGVVQIEYGSPCMQLHFDNCVKRGVIDARKINIPLILQF; this is translated from the coding sequence ATGAAAACCCCCTTGCTACCATCGGTAAACAGTTCCTTGTTAGAAGTCGATCATGTTTTTATCTGTCTGGAGACAGCACCGGAAGTAGAATTTTTTGCGAAACATGGACTAACTGTTTCTCCCACTTCCGTCAAACAACCGGAACGAGGTACAGCTTCGCAGATTATTTTTTTTGAGAATTTTTATTTAGAATTTATCTGGGTTGAGGATGAAATCGCTGCGGAAATTTACGCAGTTCGTACAGGTATAGATTTTTTAGGGCGGACTTATGAGTATAACAGTAAATATTCTCCCTTTGGAATTGCTCTACGTCAGCAATCTGGGAGAAAACGCTTTCTAGACGAGTATAAATTTAGCTATTCATCACCAGGAGAATCAGATTTATTACTGAGTTTTTCCAGTGAAAACTTAGTCACTCAAAGCGAACCATTGTGTTTTGTCATTCCTGATGCGATCGCTCTCCCTACACTAGCAAGAAATTTCCCCAATTTACAATACCAGTGGATGTCCCATAGCTTGGGGATTAAAAAAATGACAGGAATGGAGATTTCTAGCACTTGTGAGAATGCTTTGACTCAACCTTTAGCGCTGTTATCACAAGATGGCGTAGTGCAAATTGAGTATGGTTCACCCTGTATGCAATTACACTTTGATAATTGTGTAAAACGAGGCGTAATAGATGCGCGAAAAATTAATATTCCTCTGATATTGCAATTTTAG
- a CDS encoding DUF3102 domain-containing protein, whose amino-acid sequence MINSKRKNPQENILASFDYGILTPEQRSLVEQRTSEIREQLRKTAQDIWEIGESLAEVRAQLKHGQFETWLKAEFGWSRRTAYNFINVYETFGNRANLAQIDIATSALYLLAAPSTPENLREQYLQEAKTGKRITHKELVHNIKHQAEKVAEKPEELPQNPTAEISSNSTITTNYSDVIEQKVQEITANPSSSQWLRLGKQHLIFHGDTASPQFFTNIPPIALAVAVTADDWDHEWLIEEARTLIVLQPADFQTNTLEQLITMFSQPGELVVFPWLPQEDMMAIAHRLQRVVIAGDPSLDLCQKAVIASGLSVEKI is encoded by the coding sequence ATGATTAATTCCAAGCGTAAGAATCCGCAAGAGAATATTTTAGCTAGTTTTGATTATGGCATTCTCACTCCCGAACAGCGATCGCTCGTTGAGCAACGCACCAGCGAAATTAGAGAACAGTTACGAAAAACGGCGCAAGATATTTGGGAAATTGGAGAAAGTTTGGCGGAAGTGCGCGCTCAACTGAAGCATGGCCAGTTTGAGACTTGGCTAAAAGCTGAATTTGGTTGGAGTCGTCGCACGGCTTATAATTTTATTAACGTGTACGAGACTTTTGGGAATCGTGCAAATCTTGCACAAATTGATATTGCTACCTCGGCTCTTTATCTCTTGGCTGCGCCTTCCACACCGGAAAATTTGCGGGAGCAATATTTACAAGAGGCGAAAACAGGTAAGCGCATCACCCATAAGGAATTAGTCCACAATATTAAGCATCAAGCCGAAAAAGTAGCTGAAAAACCAGAAGAATTACCACAGAATCCAACAGCAGAAATTAGCTCTAATTCTACAATAACTACTAATTATAGTGATGTTATTGAGCAAAAAGTTCAGGAAATTACTGCGAACCCAAGTAGTAGTCAATGGTTACGCTTAGGTAAGCAGCATTTGATATTTCATGGAGATACAGCTTCACCCCAGTTTTTTACGAATATCCCTCCTATTGCTTTGGCTGTGGCTGTGACTGCGGATGATTGGGATCATGAGTGGCTGATTGAGGAAGCTAGAACCTTGATTGTGCTTCAACCTGCGGATTTCCAAACAAATACTTTAGAGCAACTAATTACGATGTTTTCTCAGCCAGGTGAGTTGGTAGTGTTTCCCTGGTTGCCACAAGAAGATATGATGGCGATCGCTCATCGTTTGCAGCGAGTGGTGATAGCCGGTGATCCTTCTCTAGATTTGTGCCAAAAGGCGGTTATTGCATCGGGTTTGAGTGTGGAAAAAATTTAA
- a CDS encoding sucrase ferredoxin, producing MRKLNDDCRYCSVVSQANREDPIGTAGTVDEWLLVEVPQPWKTDLWQEKPQFQPLLQVVEKLASQPLRYFKTRLLAIAPHKIHTHPELVRIFHYKRPAKLFAQYTKQEYLLPLAEIAPLAEAILFQPRLLIRFQTYQQPTAHIREILICTHANYDRACGRFGYPLYQQLQKKYATATENLRVWETNHFGGHQFAPTLIDFPNGQVWGHLELDILDCLIYRQGDVSQLRPFYRGWTGLSKFEQIAEREIWMQQGWDWLEYPKTGRISAQEQGGIVKMLLKTLFNCLPFPKLKLLVARWNEQATWTKVRINYNGGAYSALVKQTGTVTTKLKSGDDVPLTRVNQYAVEKLLKIR from the coding sequence ATGAGAAAATTAAATGATGATTGTCGTTACTGCTCCGTAGTTTCTCAAGCTAACCGCGAAGATCCCATTGGTACAGCCGGCACAGTAGATGAATGGTTGCTGGTGGAAGTACCCCAACCGTGGAAAACCGATCTTTGGCAAGAAAAACCACAGTTTCAACCACTGCTGCAAGTTGTAGAGAAGTTAGCATCTCAACCTCTACGATACTTCAAAACTCGCCTATTAGCGATCGCACCCCATAAAATTCACACTCACCCAGAACTTGTCCGCATTTTCCACTACAAACGTCCAGCCAAGTTATTTGCTCAATACACCAAGCAAGAATATCTACTTCCCCTGGCTGAAATCGCGCCCCTTGCAGAAGCTATATTATTCCAACCCCGCCTACTCATCCGCTTTCAAACCTACCAACAACCAACAGCACACATTCGGGAAATTCTCATCTGTACCCATGCTAACTATGACCGAGCTTGTGGAAGATTTGGTTATCCCCTTTACCAACAGTTACAAAAAAAATATGCCACAGCTACAGAAAATCTGCGAGTGTGGGAAACTAATCATTTTGGCGGACATCAATTTGCTCCCACATTAATTGACTTTCCTAACGGACAAGTTTGGGGACATTTAGAACTTGATATTTTAGATTGTTTAATTTATCGTCAAGGTGATGTTTCTCAATTACGCCCTTTCTATCGTGGTTGGACGGGTTTGAGCAAATTTGAGCAAATAGCAGAACGGGAAATTTGGATGCAGCAGGGGTGGGATTGGTTGGAATATCCTAAAACTGGGCGCATATCAGCGCAGGAGCAAGGGGGAATAGTAAAAATGCTCTTGAAAACTCTTTTTAACTGCCTTCCCTTCCCCAAATTAAAACTTTTAGTTGCACGGTGGAATGAACAAGCAACATGGACTAAAGTCCGAATTAATTACAATGGGGGTGCATACTCAGCCCTCGTCAAACAAACCGGAACAGTGACAACAAAACTCAAATCCGGCGATGATGTCCCTTTGACAAGGGTTAATCAGTATGCTGTGGAAAAGCTGCTAAAAATACGTTAA
- a CDS encoding COG4280 domain-containing protein produces the protein MINWSIFLAALGSTGIEFLEVVAIAYAIGSSGYVREAIWGSLVGLIVVLSVAIALGNGLQFLPLQPLQILIGSLLLWFGWGWAKKSVRRLASGKRAGWIDDQVLEKEGITLDQESPGFSKLNFLIMTKSVALEALEIVVIVITLGLATSAWYEAIAGTGLALLLSLVMIIFLHPYLLKLPEVLIKLGAGVMLSAMGTFWLGEGIGLEFPLDEFFILILITFYSFTAGFSVYWLKNQLVT, from the coding sequence ATGATTAATTGGAGTATTTTCTTGGCTGCACTTGGCAGTACAGGGATTGAATTTTTAGAAGTGGTGGCGATCGCCTATGCTATTGGTAGTTCTGGCTATGTTAGAGAAGCTATTTGGGGTTCCCTCGTTGGCTTAATAGTGGTATTATCTGTGGCGATCGCACTAGGAAATGGGTTACAATTTTTACCACTACAACCATTACAAATCCTGATTGGATCATTGCTGTTGTGGTTCGGCTGGGGATGGGCAAAGAAGTCTGTACGCAGACTAGCAAGCGGAAAACGCGCCGGTTGGATCGATGATCAGGTATTAGAAAAAGAAGGTATTACATTAGACCAAGAATCGCCAGGATTTAGCAAACTCAATTTCTTGATTATGACCAAAAGCGTGGCTCTGGAAGCCTTGGAAATTGTTGTTATTGTTATCACGTTAGGTTTAGCAACCAGTGCATGGTATGAGGCGATCGCAGGTACTGGATTAGCATTATTATTATCCTTAGTGATGATAATTTTCTTACATCCATATTTGTTAAAACTGCCAGAAGTCTTAATCAAACTAGGTGCTGGAGTCATGCTCAGTGCAATGGGAACTTTCTGGTTAGGGGAAGGTATAGGGCTAGAATTTCCCTTAGATGAATTTTTCATCTTGATTTTAATCACATTTTATAGTTTCACGGCTGGCTTTTCCGTGTATTGGCTCAAAAATCAACTGGTGACATGA
- a CDS encoding sterol desaturase family protein, giving the protein MEWIDNISIFVKYVLPGLLMYGVFVLIERLRPAEPNQPFRHILFNLKWYIVYTLLAFLMNALGIATLVELTRNWLGGAYLTFPEPRNWIETFFGVILYFLIVDFFYYWFHRCQHTNSFLWEQHKFHHSEVSLNVTSSRRVHWLEEPLVLLFIVLPMTLLFNIQPIQAGLLAFIEILWLQFIHMNLRLGAGKLSPIIASPQYHRIHHSYQPEHIDKNYAVFFPIWDIIFGSYYHPQKGEFPPTGLTTGETHNHLWEAAILPFREWLKLIKFRKQKPEKNHL; this is encoded by the coding sequence ATGGAATGGATTGATAATATCTCCATCTTCGTCAAATATGTGCTGCCAGGACTTCTGATGTATGGTGTATTTGTTCTCATCGAAAGATTGCGACCAGCCGAGCCAAACCAGCCATTTCGTCATATTCTTTTTAACTTAAAATGGTACATTGTTTATACTTTATTGGCATTTTTAATGAATGCTCTTGGTATTGCCACATTAGTAGAATTAACACGTAATTGGTTAGGTGGAGCCTATTTAACCTTCCCAGAACCAAGAAATTGGATAGAAACATTTTTTGGAGTCATACTTTACTTTTTGATTGTTGACTTTTTTTATTATTGGTTTCACCGATGCCAACATACCAATTCATTTTTATGGGAACAGCATAAATTTCATCATAGCGAAGTTTCCTTAAATGTCACCAGTTCTAGAAGAGTACATTGGTTAGAAGAGCCATTAGTTCTCTTATTTATAGTCCTGCCTATGACCTTATTATTTAATATTCAACCCATACAAGCTGGTTTATTAGCATTCATAGAAATTTTGTGGTTACAGTTTATTCACATGAACTTACGGTTAGGAGCAGGCAAATTATCCCCTATCATTGCTAGTCCACAATACCACAGAATCCACCACTCATATCAACCAGAACACATTGATAAAAATTATGCCGTCTTTTTTCCCATTTGGGACATTATTTTTGGCTCTTATTATCATCCGCAAAAGGGAGAGTTTCCCCCTACCGGACTGACAACAGGAGAAACTCATAATCATCTTTGGGAAGCAGCAATTTTACCTTTTAGAGAATGGTTAAAATTAATCAAATTCAGAAAGCAGAAACCAGAAAAAAACCATCTTTAA
- a CDS encoding thioesterase II family protein, which produces MNIIKTKNPWLIFPQPNPQAKLRLFCFPYAGGGASIFREWYKQLNSEIEICAVQLPGRENRLIEAPFNHLQPLINALSQEILPNLNQPFAFFGHSMGGLICFELARYLQQKHDLKPLHLFISGARAPHIPERKPPIHSLPQPEFIQELRRLNGTPAAVLENRELMEFLSPTLRADFAILETYIYTESAPLSCGITALGGLEDTEVTPEELAAWKQHTSGNFSMEMLPGNHFFLHSHRVQLLELLSKYIEFPD; this is translated from the coding sequence ATGAATATTATTAAAACCAAAAATCCTTGGCTAATATTTCCTCAACCAAATCCCCAAGCAAAATTACGGTTATTTTGCTTTCCCTATGCTGGAGGTGGAGCATCTATTTTTCGGGAATGGTACAAACAATTAAATAGCGAAATAGAAATTTGTGCAGTGCAGTTACCAGGAAGAGAAAATCGGCTAATTGAAGCACCTTTTAATCATCTCCAACCTTTAATAAATGCACTCAGCCAAGAAATATTACCAAATTTAAATCAACCATTTGCTTTTTTTGGTCATAGCATGGGTGGTTTAATATGTTTTGAGTTAGCACGTTATTTGCAGCAAAAACATGATTTAAAGCCATTACATTTATTCATCTCTGGTGCAAGAGCGCCTCATATTCCTGAAAGAAAGCCACCCATTCATAGTTTACCACAGCCAGAGTTTATCCAAGAGTTACGCCGTTTGAATGGTACGCCAGCAGCAGTATTAGAAAATAGAGAATTAATGGAATTCCTCTCGCCAACTTTAAGGGCAGATTTTGCGATTTTAGAAACTTATATTTACACAGAATCAGCACCATTATCCTGTGGAATCACAGCATTGGGAGGTTTAGAAGATACAGAAGTTACCCCAGAAGAGTTAGCAGCATGGAAACAACATACATCTGGGAATTTTTCTATGGAAATGCTACCAGGAAATCATTTCTTTTTGCATTCTCATCGGGTGCAATTGTTAGAATTATTGTCAAAATATATAGAATTTCCTGATTAG
- the devC gene encoding ABC transporter permease DevC — MLKSICKKIKFQYSIAWSQLSHQKMRLLVAMGGIAFANILIFMQLGFRQLFTSGATVLPESLTGDLFLLHPDSRFLGAIEFDRLRLYQAAGIKGVADTIPVYINSGVSWAYTQKYQSYEVRIVAFNPQKKVFDIAEINQQRYKISMPNSFLFDRFAQQELGTIVEDFTKAESKNNKYTQITVLINRRKAEIIGLFNLGNSFFLGTGNLITSEANYQEIFGNNILNRVSIGIVNLNPDVNPDAVKAGIKKNVPGINVYSHQELIAKELKYQEENPAGLIFSFGAIMGFIIGVVIVYQVLYADVRDHLAEYATLKAMGYSDIYLLAIIFQEAAILTILGFIPGFLVSLSMYNFLASMTRLELAMTLELAVIVFLLTFVMCIVSAAIASSKLRYADPADVF; from the coding sequence ATGCTAAAGTCTATTTGCAAAAAAATTAAATTCCAGTATTCAATTGCTTGGTCACAATTATCCCATCAAAAAATGCGTCTTCTAGTGGCGATGGGAGGAATTGCATTTGCCAATATATTAATTTTTATGCAATTGGGTTTTAGGCAATTATTTACTAGCGGAGCTACTGTTTTACCGGAAAGTCTCACAGGAGATTTATTTTTATTACATCCAGATAGCAGATTTTTAGGTGCAATTGAATTTGACCGCTTGCGGCTTTATCAAGCAGCAGGAATTAAAGGTGTTGCTGATACTATTCCTGTTTATATTAATTCAGGTGTTTCTTGGGCTTATACACAAAAATACCAATCTTATGAGGTAAGAATAGTTGCATTTAATCCTCAAAAAAAAGTTTTTGATATTGCTGAGATTAATCAGCAGCGTTATAAAATAAGTATGCCCAATAGTTTCTTATTTGATCGTTTTGCTCAACAAGAGTTAGGGACTATTGTTGAAGATTTTACTAAAGCAGAATCTAAAAATAATAAATATACTCAAATTACAGTTTTAATTAATAGACGTAAGGCTGAGATTATCGGACTTTTTAATCTTGGTAATTCCTTCTTTTTAGGTACTGGTAACTTAATTACTAGCGAAGCTAATTATCAAGAAATATTTGGCAATAATATTTTAAATAGAGTTAGTATTGGTATAGTGAATTTAAACCCAGATGTTAATCCAGATGCAGTGAAAGCTGGTATCAAAAAGAATGTCCCTGGGATTAATGTTTATTCTCATCAGGAATTGATAGCTAAAGAATTAAAATACCAAGAAGAAAATCCAGCCGGACTAATTTTTAGTTTTGGTGCAATCATGGGGTTTATTATTGGGGTGGTAATTGTATATCAAGTTTTGTATGCTGATGTGAGAGATCATTTAGCTGAATATGCGACGCTAAAAGCGATGGGTTATTCTGATATTTATCTATTGGCAATTATTTTTCAAGAAGCGGCGATTTTGACTATATTAGGTTTTATTCCTGGTTTTTTGGTATCTTTGAGTATGTACAATTTTCTCGCTAGTATGACACGTTTGGAGCTAGCGATGACACTTGAATTGGCTGTGATAGTATTTTTGTTAACTTTCGTTATGTGTATAGTTTCAGCAGCGATCGCTTCGAGTAAGCTTCGTTATGCTGATCCAGCCGACGTTTTTTAA